A part of Helicobacter fennelliae genomic DNA contains:
- the hemA gene encoding glutamyl-tRNA reductase, translating into MDIQYLTLSFSHKSTPISVREKLAIESQNLESFLLQLKQEITAIDELMFISTCNRVEFYITTHAPQECIAGILDHLCIIQNLELSQIEKYYQIALGQEAVHYVFNVASSLDSVVIGETQITGQIKNAYKMCFDLGICGQNITRLIHFAFRCAAQVRNQTQISQSPLSVASVAVKKALTCNAKNKNALVIGLGEIGKLTSRHLLDSGFSITLVNRNPQKALHFVEELKLSKKDISKITIADFTKLAEILNDFDFIFSSTSSNLPIITQDMVCAMPFERFWFDLAVPRDIQESIHTQNLMIFCVDDLKSKIEENLTQKKIQAHLAYALIGQATQDFFVWLQNLNVQPIIKTMRQNAKNACLQELNRAIKKGYLPKEWEEEVKIILHNAFNVFLHNPTLNLKNITNKQEGDSIIEAIKVIFGEEQEEEAKFLDYYKCEYKTPLKS; encoded by the coding sequence ATGGATATACAATATTTAACCTTAAGCTTTTCGCACAAAAGCACGCCAATTTCTGTGCGTGAAAAACTCGCCATAGAATCCCAGAATCTAGAATCTTTCTTGCTTCAGCTGAAGCAAGAAATCACTGCTATTGATGAATTGATGTTTATCTCAACTTGCAATCGCGTGGAGTTCTATATCACGACGCACGCCCCGCAAGAATGTATCGCTGGAATCTTAGATCATCTCTGTATAATACAAAATCTTGAGCTTTCCCAAATAGAAAAATACTACCAAATCGCGCTCGGACAAGAAGCCGTGCATTATGTCTTTAACGTGGCAAGTAGTTTGGATAGCGTAGTGATTGGCGAGACGCAAATCACGGGGCAAATTAAAAACGCCTACAAAATGTGCTTTGATTTAGGCATTTGCGGGCAAAATATCACGCGTCTTATTCATTTTGCCTTCCGCTGTGCTGCACAAGTTCGCAACCAAACCCAAATCTCTCAAAGCCCATTATCCGTGGCTTCAGTAGCTGTCAAAAAAGCCCTCACTTGCAATGCCAAAAACAAAAATGCCCTTGTGATAGGGCTTGGAGAAATAGGCAAACTCACATCGCGACATCTTTTAGATTCTGGCTTTAGCATAACGCTTGTAAATCGCAATCCACAAAAAGCGCTTCACTTTGTAGAAGAGCTCAAACTCAGCAAAAAAGACATCTCAAAAATCACGATCGCGGATTTTACAAAGCTTGCAGAGATTCTCAATGATTTTGACTTTATCTTTAGCTCGACTTCATCAAATCTACCAATCATCACGCAAGATATGGTTTGTGCTATGCCATTTGAGCGGTTTTGGTTTGATTTGGCGGTGCCACGAGATATTCAAGAATCTATCCACACGCAAAATCTTATGATTTTTTGCGTTGATGATCTAAAAAGTAAAATAGAAGAAAATCTCACGCAAAAAAAGATCCAAGCGCACCTTGCGTATGCACTCATCGGTCAAGCGACACAAGATTTTTTTGTATGGCTACAAAATCTCAATGTCCAGCCCATTATCAAAACAATGCGCCAAAACGCCAAAAATGCTTGCTTGCAAGAGCTTAATCGCGCCATAAAAAAGGGCTATCTGCCAAAAGAATGGGAAGAAGAGGTCAAAATTATTTTGCATAATGCGTTTAATGTGTTTTTGCATAATCCAACCCTAAATCTCAAAAATATCACCAACAAACAAGAAGGCGATAGTATCATCGAAGCGATTAAGGTTATTTTTGGAGAAGAGCAAGAAGAGGAGGCAAAATTTTTGGATTATTATAAATGCGAATATAAAACACCCCTAAAATCCTAA